GATGCTCTTCGCGACCGTGCCTGCAGCCCCGCCAACGCGAAAGAACCAACGCACGACCTCCTGCCCCGCGCCGATCTCCGCCATGGTTCCGTACCATCGGGAATCAAGGTTGATCTTGAGCGCTTTGTGGTGGGTATCCAGTTCCGCTTCCCGCATTCCCCCATGGAAGCAACTCCCGCACCACAATACCAGTCCTCAGTGACAGATCGGGAAGTGCCGGTAGGCCTCCTTTGCGGTACGATCCACGAATCCCTCGATCGATCCGCCGCCGCGCTCGGTGAAGTAGCTGAGCTGCGAGCGATGCGCCCTGAAGGCAGCGAGACGTTGCTCCCGATGCCCGGAGGCATCGATCAGAAGATCCGCCGGATCATCGCGGTTTAACATGCCTGGCAAGGCGTGGCCGTCCTGCCATGCATGGATCGTAAGGAGATGGTGCTCCCCTCCCGCCGCCTGGAGCACGGCCTCGCGGACAAGCAGATGCGCGGGATGCCAATACTCACCCCCGCTGCCGTGAGTGATGACGGCCGCTGGCCGATGGATCCGGAGGTGCTCCCTGATCTGGTCCGTTAACTGTGAAATCGGAACTTGCGGAGCAAAGGTCCGGTACTGCTGGCCGAGCGGATCGGGGTGACCAAGGAAGCTGACCCCGCTGACTCCCAAGGCCGCGGAAGAGTTCCGCAGCTCTCCCTCGCGGATACGACCGAGTTCTTCACGAGAGCTGCCGCCGGTGATGCCCCCCTCCCCTTTCGTAAGGCAAAGGATGTGAACCTCGCGTCCGCGTTCGGAAAGTTCGCAGAGCAG
This portion of the Luteolibacter luteus genome encodes:
- a CDS encoding PIG-L deacetylase family protein; the protein is MLKKLSQRLADPLFYRKRLRQLLRPLFPPRRPRAVSLDELLAVEGPWLVVTAHPDDELFASGLLCELSERGREVHILCLTKGEGGITGGSSREELGRIREGELRNSSAALGVSGVSFLGHPDPLGQQYRTFAPQVPISQLTDQIREHLRIHRPAAVITHGSGGEYWHPAHLLVREAVLQAAGGEHHLLTIHAWQDGHALPGMLNRDDPADLLIDASGHREQRLAAFRAHRSQLSYFTERGGGSIEGFVDRTAKEAYRHFPICH